A region from the Nocardia terpenica genome encodes:
- a CDS encoding TetR/AcrR family transcriptional regulator, translated as MTPDAPDTTSDGLGHRDRRRARTRDRILDAALELFAAHGMEATTFDQIAELADVSRQTVFNHFPRKDDLVDAWGERRRGHLRNLLAEEHFRAESTAAQLAAQLDVLADYNERERALTQRVFTGSARFGTVAHDSPVGELFARSVRSGIDRGDIAAHADPDLAGEMLADCYFGTLNHWLRTTPRRGELRRRLQRKLDILLAGLAP; from the coding sequence ATGACACCGGATGCCCCCGATACGACGAGCGACGGCCTCGGCCACCGCGATCGCCGCCGCGCCCGCACCCGCGACCGAATCCTCGATGCCGCCCTGGAGTTGTTCGCCGCCCACGGCATGGAGGCCACCACCTTCGACCAGATCGCCGAGCTGGCCGACGTGTCCCGGCAGACGGTGTTCAACCACTTCCCCCGCAAGGACGACCTGGTCGACGCCTGGGGCGAACGCCGCCGCGGCCACCTGCGAAACCTGTTGGCCGAGGAGCACTTCCGGGCCGAATCGACCGCCGCGCAGCTCGCCGCCCAGCTCGATGTGCTGGCCGACTACAACGAACGCGAACGCGCCCTCACCCAGCGGGTCTTCACCGGATCGGCGCGCTTCGGCACGGTCGCGCACGACAGCCCGGTCGGCGAATTGTTCGCCCGGTCGGTGCGCTCGGGCATCGACCGCGGCGACATCGCGGCCCACGCCGACCCGGACCTCGCCGGGGAAATGCTGGCCGACTGCTACTTCGGCACGCTCAACCACTGGCTGCGCACCACGCCCCGGCGCGGGGAGCTGCGGCGGCGATTGCAGCGCAAGCTGGACATCCTGCTCGCCGGGCTCGCACCATGA
- a CDS encoding carboxymuconolactone decarboxylase family protein, whose protein sequence is MSPRIEPLPPQRWSEAARRTYAEAMKTPVLGELSDRPTLAVVSTLAANDWLFAVSMPFLASISGGRIPARERELMVLRIAYLARSQYMWSHHCALAADAGVTADEIDRIARGPRAPGWSADEAALLAAADELHERAELDASTWRRLATRFGEPQVLELLCLAGAFRMLASVLTSCRVELDDWREPRPFPAGSDPDEDHGHHGDQDQPEETQVAEGVHPIGNAPG, encoded by the coding sequence ATGAGTCCGCGCATCGAGCCACTGCCGCCGCAGCGGTGGAGCGAGGCCGCGCGCCGGACCTATGCGGAGGCGATGAAAACCCCGGTGCTGGGCGAACTCTCGGACCGGCCGACCCTCGCGGTGGTGTCGACGCTGGCCGCCAATGACTGGCTCTTCGCCGTGAGCATGCCGTTCCTCGCCTCGATCAGCGGCGGGCGTATCCCGGCGCGGGAGCGGGAGCTGATGGTGTTGCGGATCGCGTATCTCGCGCGGTCGCAGTACATGTGGTCGCATCACTGCGCCCTCGCCGCGGACGCGGGGGTGACCGCCGACGAGATCGATCGGATCGCGCGGGGGCCGCGGGCACCCGGATGGTCGGCCGACGAGGCGGCCCTGCTCGCGGCGGCGGATGAACTGCATGAGCGGGCGGAGCTCGATGCATCGACCTGGCGTCGTCTCGCCACCCGCTTCGGCGAGCCTCAGGTACTCGAATTACTGTGCCTGGCAGGCGCTTTCCGAATGCTGGCGTCGGTACTCACCAGCTGCCGAGTGGAACTCGACGACTGGCGCGAGCCCCGGCCGTTCCCGGCGGGCTCAGATCCGGACGAAGACCATGGTCACCATGGCGATCAGGACCAGCCCGAGGAAACCCAGGTAGCCGAGGGCGTGCACCCGATCGGGAATGCGCCGGGGTAG
- a CDS encoding TetR/AcrR family transcriptional regulator, with amino-acid sequence MRSAEPGRRALLEAGHTLLAAEDLSRLSVNAIAAQANMAKGSFYQHWRSRGDYIVALHRAFHDDLTAAVTTAIADLPPGAHRLTVAIDAYLDGCLSATATKALLVQARTEAGLGDEVTARNREAATILTDDLAAIGWRQPEPIATLLVAAIAETALVELTAGATRRDLRDAVLHLATASK; translated from the coding sequence ATGAGATCCGCCGAACCCGGACGTCGCGCCCTGCTGGAGGCGGGCCACACCCTGCTGGCCGCCGAGGACCTGAGCCGATTGTCGGTGAATGCGATCGCGGCACAGGCCAATATGGCCAAGGGCAGCTTCTATCAGCACTGGCGCAGCCGCGGCGACTACATCGTCGCGCTGCACCGCGCCTTCCACGACGATCTCACCGCCGCCGTCACCACCGCCATCGCCGACCTGCCGCCCGGGGCGCACCGGCTCACCGTCGCGATCGACGCCTACCTCGACGGCTGCCTGTCCGCCACCGCCACCAAGGCGCTGCTCGTGCAGGCCCGCACCGAGGCCGGGCTCGGCGACGAGGTCACCGCCCGCAATCGGGAGGCCGCGACGATCCTGACCGACGACCTGGCCGCCATCGGTTGGCGGCAGCCGGAGCCCATCGCCACCCTGCTGGTAGCCGCCATCGCCGAAACCGCGCTTGTCGAACTGACCGCGGGCGCGACGCGGCGAGACCTGCGCGACGCCGTCTTGCATTTGGCCACCGCATCCAAATAG
- a CDS encoding VWA domain-containing protein encodes MSISHFTAAVWLLFLVVIAAVAVLYVVVQRRRKRHMLRFSNMEVLEQVAPKRPSAWRHVPVALLLVGLVFLTIAAAGPQATKKVPRNRATVMLVIDVSLSMEATDVPPSRIQVAKKAGKEFVDQLPKGINLGVVAFAGTASVLVSPTTNHESVKGAIDSLKLAERTATGDGIFAALQSIDTLGSVLGGAQDPPPARIVLMSDGKQTVPDAADVDNPRHEFVAARRAKDKGIPISTISFGTTWGVVDIPDGMGGKKSQPVPVDDDSLRKVAQLSGGEFYNASTLQDLSAVYNKLGQQIGYELTWGDASRPWLLLGLLFSAAGVITGVVYRQRLP; translated from the coding sequence GTGAGTATTTCGCATTTCACCGCCGCCGTCTGGCTGCTGTTCCTGGTCGTGATCGCGGCCGTGGCCGTGCTGTACGTCGTCGTGCAGCGCCGCCGCAAGCGGCACATGCTGCGCTTCTCCAATATGGAGGTGCTCGAGCAGGTCGCGCCCAAGCGGCCCAGCGCCTGGCGGCACGTGCCGGTGGCGCTGCTGCTGGTCGGCCTCGTCTTTTTGACCATTGCCGCCGCGGGGCCGCAGGCGACGAAGAAGGTGCCGCGCAATCGCGCCACGGTGATGCTGGTGATCGACGTGTCGCTGTCGATGGAGGCGACCGACGTGCCGCCGTCGCGAATTCAGGTGGCCAAGAAGGCCGGTAAGGAATTCGTCGACCAATTGCCGAAGGGCATCAACCTCGGCGTGGTGGCATTCGCGGGCACGGCCTCGGTCCTGGTCTCGCCGACCACCAATCATGAATCGGTCAAGGGCGCCATCGACAGCCTGAAACTCGCCGAGCGCACCGCGACCGGCGACGGTATCTTCGCGGCGTTGCAGTCGATCGATACCCTGGGTTCGGTACTGGGTGGCGCGCAGGATCCGCCGCCCGCGCGCATCGTGCTCATGTCCGACGGTAAGCAGACCGTGCCGGACGCCGCCGATGTCGACAATCCCCGGCACGAATTCGTGGCGGCGCGGCGCGCCAAGGACAAGGGCATTCCGATTTCCACGATTTCGTTCGGCACCACCTGGGGCGTGGTCGATATCCCGGACGGAATGGGCGGCAAGAAGAGTCAGCCGGTGCCGGTGGACGACGATTCGCTGCGCAAGGTCGCGCAGCTGTCCGGCGGCGAGTTCTACAACGCCTCCACCCTGCAGGACCTGTCGGCCGTCTACAACAAGCTGGGCCAGCAGATCGGCTACGAGCTGACCTGGGGCGACGCCAGTCGGCCGTGGTTGCTGCTGGGCCTGCTGTTCAGCGCCGCGGGCGTGATCACCGGTGTGGTGTACCGCCAGCGACTGCCCTGA
- a CDS encoding ferrochelatase encodes MADALLLLSFGGPERPEDVLPFLENVTRGRGVPPERLAEVAQHYLHFGGVSPINALNRDIIAAVEAEFDRRGLDLPVYFGNRNWHPMVEDTVERMRADGIGSALVFPTSAWGGYSGCRQYDEDIVRARAAVGERAPALTKLRQYFDHPLLVESFADAIRAALQQIPAERREDARLVFTAHSVPISADAAAGPPADGGHLYSRQVVEAARLCAAATGIDEYDVVWQSRSGPPQVPWLEPDIVDHLEALSAKGVEAVVVCPVGFVSDHLEVIWDLDNEAADKAAELGMSFARAATPGADPRFARLVADLVQEQLAGARPLRLGVVPGYGCTLDGAPCAPGCCEPPRRTA; translated from the coding sequence GTGGCGGACGCGCTATTGCTGCTGTCGTTCGGCGGCCCCGAGCGCCCCGAGGACGTACTCCCGTTCCTGGAGAACGTGACTCGGGGCCGGGGGGTGCCACCCGAACGCCTGGCCGAGGTGGCGCAGCACTACCTGCATTTCGGGGGAGTGTCGCCGATCAATGCGCTCAACCGCGACATCATCGCGGCCGTCGAGGCCGAATTCGACCGGCGCGGACTGGATCTGCCGGTGTACTTCGGCAACCGCAACTGGCATCCGATGGTGGAGGACACCGTCGAGCGGATGCGGGCCGACGGAATCGGTTCGGCGCTGGTGTTTCCCACCTCCGCGTGGGGCGGCTACTCCGGCTGTCGCCAGTACGACGAGGACATCGTCCGGGCGCGGGCGGCGGTGGGGGAGCGGGCGCCCGCGCTGACCAAGCTGCGGCAGTACTTCGATCACCCGCTGCTGGTCGAATCCTTCGCCGACGCGATTCGCGCTGCGCTGCAGCAGATTCCGGCCGAGCGACGCGAGGATGCCCGGCTGGTGTTCACCGCGCATTCGGTGCCGATCTCGGCCGATGCCGCGGCCGGGCCACCCGCCGACGGCGGCCACCTCTACAGCCGCCAGGTCGTGGAGGCGGCCCGATTGTGCGCCGCCGCAACGGGTATCGACGAGTACGACGTGGTGTGGCAGTCCCGGTCCGGCCCGCCGCAGGTGCCGTGGCTGGAGCCCGATATCGTCGACCACCTGGAGGCGTTGTCCGCCAAGGGTGTCGAGGCCGTCGTGGTGTGCCCGGTGGGTTTCGTGTCCGATCACCTGGAGGTCATCTGGGATCTGGACAACGAGGCCGCCGACAAGGCGGCCGAGTTGGGCATGTCCTTCGCCCGCGCGGCCACCCCGGGCGCCGACCCCCGCTTCGCGCGACTGGTGGCCGACCTGGTGCAGGAGCAGCTCGCCGGTGCCCGCCCGCTTCGCCTGGGTGTGGTCCCCGGTTACGGCTGCACGCTCGACGGCGCCCCATGCGCGCCCGGCTGCTGCGAACCACCCCGCCGCACAGCCTGA
- a CDS encoding DUF58 domain-containing protein, with protein sequence MTIPANTPPHAPPSFRAGELSDPRLSAALRTLELTVRRRLDGVLHGDHLGLIPGPGSEPGDARLYQPGDDVRQMDWSVTARTTHPHVRQMIADRELETWLVVDLSASLDFGSVGCQKRDLAVAAAASVTHLTRGGGNRIGAIVATGERLYRIPARSGRIHAQSMLRRIATTPHAADGVRGDLREAIEALRRPQRKRGLAVVISDFLGDIDWQRSLRAIAARHDLLAVEVLDPLDLDLPDVGDVVLHDPETGRTREFTVTSTLRTDFARAAHQHREQVEQALRGAGAPVLNLRTDGDWIADVVRFVSTRRHTFGAPSGRVPRQ encoded by the coding sequence GTGACGATTCCAGCGAACACCCCACCCCACGCCCCACCGTCGTTCCGCGCCGGTGAGCTGTCGGACCCGCGGCTGTCGGCGGCGCTGCGGACCCTGGAGCTGACCGTGCGCCGCCGCCTCGACGGCGTGCTGCACGGCGACCACCTCGGCCTGATCCCGGGCCCGGGGTCGGAGCCGGGGGACGCGCGGCTGTATCAGCCCGGAGACGATGTGCGCCAGATGGATTGGTCGGTCACCGCGCGCACCACCCACCCGCACGTGCGGCAGATGATCGCCGATCGCGAGCTGGAGACCTGGCTCGTGGTCGACCTGTCGGCCAGCCTCGACTTCGGCAGCGTCGGCTGCCAGAAGCGGGATCTGGCGGTGGCCGCGGCGGCCTCGGTCACCCATCTCACCCGCGGCGGCGGCAACCGGATCGGCGCGATCGTCGCCACCGGGGAGCGGCTGTACCGGATTCCGGCCCGCAGCGGGCGCATTCACGCGCAGTCCATGCTGCGCCGGATCGCGACCACCCCGCACGCCGCCGACGGCGTGCGCGGCGATCTGCGCGAGGCCATCGAGGCGCTGCGCCGCCCGCAGCGCAAACGCGGTCTGGCCGTGGTGATCTCGGACTTCCTCGGCGATATCGACTGGCAGCGTTCGCTGCGCGCCATCGCCGCCCGCCACGATCTGCTCGCCGTGGAGGTGCTCGATCCGCTGGATCTGGACCTGCCCGACGTGGGCGATGTGGTGCTGCACGATCCGGAGACCGGCCGCACCCGCGAGTTCACCGTAACCTCCACGCTGCGAACCGATTTCGCGCGCGCGGCGCATCAGCATCGCGAGCAGGTCGAGCAGGCGCTGCGCGGGGCCGGCGCGCCCGTGCTGAATCTGCGCACCGATGGGGATTGGATCGCCGACGTGGTCCGTTTCGTGTCCACCCGGCGCCACACCTTCGGCGCCCCGAGCGGGCGGGTTCCTCGACAGTGA
- a CDS encoding AraC family transcriptional regulator yields MRNVPISEVEGIDRPVLSIRMDYPPGHLLPAHRHRRAQFLYGATGLMRVETVHGSWTVPPRRAVLIPPGVEHRVLMDEVSTCSLYLEPSAVPWYPDRCRVVAVSPLLRELLIAAVDLPPEYDRHGRDGALVDLILYEIRTLTPLPFDLPLPAHPGLRRRCEEFQSAPTIRSLPAAWAADLGIAPRTFTRLFQRQTGLTFQQWRRRACLLHAVRLLSAGRGVTQVAAALGYDTPAAFTAMFRTQLGRTPSSFIAN; encoded by the coding sequence GTGCGCAATGTGCCGATCAGCGAGGTCGAGGGGATCGACCGCCCCGTGCTGTCGATCCGCATGGACTACCCGCCGGGACACCTGCTGCCCGCCCATCGGCATCGGCGGGCGCAATTCCTGTACGGCGCAACCGGTCTCATGCGGGTCGAGACCGTGCACGGCAGCTGGACGGTGCCGCCGCGGCGCGCGGTGCTGATTCCGCCCGGCGTCGAGCACCGGGTGCTGATGGACGAGGTCAGCACCTGCAGCCTGTATCTGGAGCCGTCGGCGGTGCCGTGGTACCCGGATCGCTGCCGGGTGGTGGCGGTGTCGCCGCTGCTGCGCGAGCTGCTGATCGCGGCCGTCGACCTGCCGCCCGAATACGATCGGCACGGCCGCGACGGCGCCCTGGTGGATCTCATCCTCTACGAGATCCGCACCCTGACCCCGCTCCCGTTCGACCTCCCGTTACCGGCGCACCCGGGCCTGCGCCGCCGCTGCGAGGAATTCCAGTCCGCCCCGACCATCCGCTCGCTGCCCGCCGCGTGGGCCGCCGACCTCGGCATCGCCCCGCGTACCTTCACCCGCCTGTTCCAGCGGCAGACCGGTCTGACCTTCCAGCAGTGGCGTCGCCGCGCCTGCCTGCTGCACGCCGTCCGCCTGCTGTCCGCCGGACGCGGTGTCACCCAGGTCGCCGCGGCCCTCGGCTACGACACCCCGGCCGCCTTCACCGCCATGTTCCGCACCCAACTCGGCCGCACGCCGAGCTCGTTCATTGCCAACTAG
- the fabG1 gene encoding 3-oxoacyl-ACP reductase FabG1 yields the protein MSNFTSRSVLVTGGNRGIGLAVAQRLVADGHKVAVTHRGSGAPDGLFGVKCDVTDADSVESAFAEIEAKQGPVEVLVANAGIVDNTLLMRMSEEQFSRVIDANLTGAWRCAKRATRAMIRAKWGRMIFLGSVVGLGGGPGQVNYAASKAGLVGIARSITREIGSRNITANVVSPGFIDTDMTREEVSDEMREVVMKYGIPAQRPGQPEEVAAAISFLASNDAAYINGAIIPVDGGMSMGH from the coding sequence ATGTCGAACTTCACATCCCGATCGGTACTGGTGACGGGCGGCAACCGCGGCATCGGCCTCGCGGTTGCGCAGCGGCTGGTCGCCGACGGACACAAGGTTGCTGTCACGCATCGCGGGTCGGGGGCGCCGGACGGGCTGTTCGGTGTGAAATGTGATGTGACGGACGCCGATTCGGTGGAATCGGCGTTCGCTGAGATCGAGGCCAAGCAGGGGCCGGTCGAGGTGCTGGTGGCCAACGCCGGAATCGTCGACAACACGCTGCTGATGCGCATGAGCGAGGAACAATTCAGCCGCGTCATCGATGCCAACCTCACCGGCGCGTGGCGCTGCGCGAAGCGGGCCACGCGGGCGATGATCCGGGCCAAGTGGGGTCGCATGATCTTCCTCGGCTCGGTGGTCGGTCTCGGCGGCGGACCGGGCCAGGTCAATTACGCCGCGTCGAAGGCCGGTCTCGTCGGTATCGCGCGCTCTATCACCCGGGAGATCGGTTCGCGGAACATCACCGCCAATGTGGTCTCGCCCGGGTTCATTGATACGGACATGACGCGCGAGGAAGTCAGCGACGAGATGCGCGAGGTCGTCATGAAGTACGGCATTCCGGCGCAGCGTCCGGGTCAGCCGGAGGAGGTCGCCGCGGCGATCAGCTTCCTGGCCTCGAACGATGCCGCCTACATCAATGGCGCGATCATCCCGGTGGACGGCGGCATGAGCATGGGCCACTGA
- the inhA gene encoding NADH-dependent enoyl-ACP reductase InhA translates to MSGLLAGKTVLITGIITDSSIAFHAAKVAQEQGAKVVITGIPERLRLIDRIAKRLPQEVPPAIALDVTSEEDLAGLADKVRELAPEGVDGVLHSIAFAPRTLMGPEAFPFLNGPGPDAAKAFEISAWSYASLARAALPVMNEGGSIVGMDFDPRTAMPYYNWMGVAKAALESVNRYVAREVGEAKRIRSNLIAAGPIKTLAAKAIAGTATDDAKQLTMLNTYWDGASPIGWDVDDPTVVARSIVTLLSDWLPGTTGSIIYVDGGASHNTWFPENMPTN, encoded by the coding sequence ATGAGCGGATTGCTCGCAGGCAAGACCGTCCTCATCACCGGCATCATCACCGATTCGTCGATCGCGTTCCACGCCGCGAAGGTGGCGCAGGAGCAGGGTGCGAAGGTGGTCATCACCGGTATTCCGGAGCGGCTGCGGCTGATCGATCGGATCGCCAAGCGGCTGCCGCAGGAGGTTCCCCCCGCCATCGCCCTCGACGTCACCAGCGAGGAGGATCTGGCGGGCCTGGCCGACAAGGTGCGTGAGCTCGCGCCCGAGGGCGTCGACGGCGTGCTGCATTCGATCGCGTTCGCGCCGCGCACCCTGATGGGCCCCGAGGCGTTCCCGTTCCTGAACGGCCCCGGCCCGGATGCGGCCAAGGCGTTCGAGATCTCCGCGTGGAGCTACGCGTCGCTGGCTCGCGCCGCGCTGCCCGTCATGAACGAGGGCGGCTCGATCGTCGGCATGGACTTCGATCCGCGCACCGCGATGCCGTACTACAACTGGATGGGCGTGGCCAAGGCCGCGCTGGAGTCGGTGAACCGGTATGTGGCGCGGGAAGTGGGCGAGGCCAAGCGGATTCGCTCCAACCTCATTGCCGCGGGCCCGATCAAGACGCTCGCCGCGAAGGCCATCGCCGGGACCGCCACCGACGATGCCAAGCAGCTGACCATGCTCAACACCTACTGGGACGGCGCCTCGCCGATCGGCTGGGATGTCGACGACCCGACCGTGGTCGCCCGCTCGATCGTCACGCTGCTGTCGGACTGGCTGCCCGGCACCACCGGCTCGATCATCTATGTCGACGGCGGGGCCAGCCACAACACCTGGTTCCCGGAGAACATGCCGACGAACTGA
- a CDS encoding MBL fold metallo-hydrolase, whose translation MTVPPYTAGLHRVGPHTYAYLQPDGSWGWSNAGLVVDGRAALLVDTLFTLPLTERMLRTIAAELPGVEIGTVVNTHDDGDHAFGNQLLPDARIIASAATADHMRRAPSVDHYRDLIVRANAGEDGVVAEFTRDRMGVFDLTGVVSTPPTTTFSGETTVAVGETEVRLIQVGPAHTAGDVLVEVPGDAVLFTGDILFVDAHPVVHSGPVQRWVAACDLILGLDVRTIVPGHGRIVGKPYVERFRDYLVRVAEHAERSLRRGATVVEAARDFPLADYADWADAERIVLNLGAAYRDLGGPAIPENDLFAVMAELWAAR comes from the coding sequence ATGACTGTTCCGCCCTACACCGCCGGTCTGCATCGGGTCGGCCCGCACACCTACGCGTATCTGCAACCGGACGGCTCCTGGGGGTGGTCCAATGCCGGGCTGGTGGTCGACGGGCGCGCGGCCCTGCTGGTCGACACGCTGTTCACGCTGCCGCTGACCGAGCGGATGCTGCGCACCATCGCCGCGGAGCTGCCCGGCGTCGAGATCGGCACCGTGGTCAATACCCACGACGATGGTGACCACGCGTTCGGCAATCAGCTGCTTCCCGACGCCCGGATCATCGCCAGCGCCGCCACCGCGGACCATATGCGGCGCGCGCCGTCGGTGGACCACTACCGCGATCTCATCGTCCGCGCGAATGCCGGGGAGGATGGTGTGGTCGCGGAGTTCACGCGCGACCGCATGGGGGTGTTCGACCTGACCGGCGTGGTGTCCACCCCGCCGACGACTACCTTCTCCGGGGAGACGACGGTCGCGGTGGGGGAGACCGAGGTGCGTCTCATCCAGGTGGGCCCCGCGCACACCGCCGGTGATGTGCTGGTCGAAGTGCCCGGCGACGCGGTGCTTTTCACCGGCGACATCCTGTTCGTCGACGCGCATCCGGTGGTGCACAGCGGTCCGGTGCAGCGCTGGGTGGCCGCCTGCGATCTGATTCTCGGCCTGGATGTGCGGACCATCGTGCCCGGCCACGGCCGGATTGTGGGCAAGCCGTATGTCGAGCGGTTCCGCGACTATCTGGTGCGGGTCGCCGAGCATGCCGAACGCTCGCTGCGGCGCGGGGCGACGGTAGTGGAGGCGGCCCGCGATTTCCCGCTGGCCGACTATGCGGACTGGGCCGACGCCGAGCGAATCGTGCTGAATCTCGGTGCGGCATACCGGGATCTGGGTGGACCGGCTATCCCCGAAAACGACTTGTTCGCGGTCATGGCCGAACTCTGGGCCGCGCGATGA
- a CDS encoding alpha/beta fold hydrolase — protein sequence MLHAVATPLGAVAVHIGGADPATAPNVLLLHANPGDHRDFDAIAGELGRRCAIAAVDWPGYGESSVDDPLAVTAEGLAEVAVTVWDCLAARGFHDVTVLGNSVGGYAAVRLAQRRPDAVAGLVLVQSAGFAPLNILTRTMFRVMGARGVARRAVAPSARAYLGPLRRGGVRAIYERAKGIRRDPTRLDVYRSVWRSFGDPRLDLRAEAPLLADLPTLVVWGRFDPINPWPLNRRGIARVLPHAEVAVLPTRHEPFAQDPRRFLDAVTPFLIRRAGMTA from the coding sequence ATGCTGCACGCGGTAGCGACGCCGCTGGGCGCGGTGGCCGTGCATATCGGCGGGGCCGATCCGGCCACCGCACCGAATGTACTGCTCCTGCATGCCAATCCGGGTGATCACCGGGATTTCGACGCCATTGCCGGGGAACTCGGGCGGCGCTGCGCGATCGCGGCGGTCGACTGGCCCGGCTACGGGGAATCATCGGTGGACGACCCGCTCGCCGTCACCGCCGAGGGACTGGCGGAGGTCGCCGTCACGGTGTGGGATTGCTTGGCGGCCAGGGGATTTCACGATGTGACGGTGCTCGGCAACAGCGTCGGGGGGTATGCCGCCGTCCGGCTCGCGCAGCGCCGACCCGATGCGGTGGCGGGTCTGGTGCTCGTGCAATCGGCGGGCTTCGCGCCGCTGAACATCCTGACCCGCACCATGTTCCGCGTCATGGGCGCCCGGGGTGTGGCCCGCCGGGCGGTCGCGCCGTCGGCCCGCGCCTACCTCGGGCCGCTGCGCCGGGGCGGGGTACGGGCAATCTACGAGCGGGCCAAGGGGATTCGCCGCGACCCCACCCGCCTGGACGTGTACCGGTCCGTGTGGCGCAGCTTCGGCGATCCCCGGCTCGACCTGCGCGCCGAGGCGCCGCTGCTCGCGGACCTGCCGACCCTGGTGGTGTGGGGCAGATTCGATCCGATCAATCCGTGGCCGCTGAACCGGCGCGGTATCGCGCGGGTGCTGCCGCACGCGGAGGTGGCGGTACTGCCCACCCGGCACGAACCGTTCGCGCAGGACCCGCGCCGATTCCTCGACGCGGTAACACCGTTTCTGATCCGCCGTGCTGGAATGACCGCATGA
- a CDS encoding sulfite exporter TauE/SafE family protein, producing the protein MFSSLAILFGFGCLTGVTTVLFGFGGGFLTVPAVFAVLAATDGADAMHTAVATSTAVMVVNALSATVTQARAGRLRREYVFPLAIFVGIGAFLGAVAAGHVSDTALHLLFIGYLVITLGDNVIRRGFVTGTDPAAAPRPLGRATSTVGGVGIGAVAAFLGVGGSVLTVPLLRRSGLPMAEAAALANPLSVPVALVGTLAYALAAPPITAPGYLGQVDLVAAAALLCGSVPTIALTRRLPRRIPDRVHALGYLGFLGLVLIAMVTMVFVRI; encoded by the coding sequence ATGTTCTCCTCCCTGGCGATCCTGTTCGGATTCGGTTGCCTCACCGGCGTGACCACGGTGCTGTTCGGCTTCGGCGGCGGATTCCTCACCGTGCCCGCCGTTTTCGCCGTGCTGGCGGCCACCGACGGCGCCGACGCCATGCACACCGCCGTGGCCACCTCGACGGCTGTCATGGTCGTGAACGCGCTGTCGGCGACGGTGACCCAGGCCCGCGCGGGACGGCTGCGCCGGGAGTACGTGTTCCCGCTCGCGATCTTCGTCGGGATCGGGGCGTTCCTCGGCGCGGTGGCCGCCGGTCACGTGTCCGACACCGCGCTGCACCTGCTGTTCATCGGATACCTGGTGATCACGCTGGGCGACAATGTGATTCGCCGCGGCTTCGTCACCGGCACCGACCCGGCGGCCGCGCCGCGTCCACTCGGCCGGGCGACCTCAACCGTCGGCGGGGTCGGAATCGGCGCCGTCGCAGCCTTTCTCGGCGTCGGCGGCAGCGTCCTGACGGTGCCGCTGTTGCGCCGCAGCGGATTGCCCATGGCCGAGGCCGCCGCGCTGGCCAACCCGCTGAGCGTCCCGGTCGCCCTGGTCGGCACCCTGGCCTACGCCCTTGCCGCACCGCCGATCACGGCTCCCGGCTACCTCGGCCAGGTCGATCTGGTCGCGGCGGCGGCGCTGCTGTGCGGCTCGGTGCCGACCATCGCGCTGACCCGCCGCCTACCCCGGCGCATTCCCGATCGGGTGCACGCCCTCGGCTACCTGGGTTTCCTCGGGCTGGTCCTGATCGCCATGGTGACCATGGTCTTCGTCCGGATCTGA